One Eubacterium sp. 1001713B170207_170306_E7 genomic region harbors:
- a CDS encoding sensor domain-containing diguanylate cyclase, with product MKQLQRKSLYRYAAALFAFLCYLGLCLAVFFVGIQRAVEQNTQVILADNVARQSSLMVSLMDIEFETLNGLAAYIGSQSESGGSQALMSAMTGESKFHRISYFDQDGTGYSNEGPVSMDARNRDFFKKSIQGQDALSEPYESHMDSDAGQEYVALSVPVYRDGAVTGVLVGSYDVRHISQIPFSDLYSGSGYVYIVNKDGKVIAMDSRYSGNGYSVDFYDYYSRFTFGHGASLDSVREDFDRGSSGVHLLKNSSDALYLAYEPIGYNGWFLCYVVPQESAQQSYAFIREYEVALSLFVVAGLIILLSVMQYINVKDRKQLVAKAETDAMTGLLNAVSTREAINGWLSGEQTRGMQALIMLDIDKFKDVNDTYGHAVGDAALRRSAELLRQHFRESDVVGRVGGDEFIIFMKNIPDGCVVEKQLSRLCEAFHRLHIAEAPGLRLTCSAGAALVPGDGMDFESLYKKADEAMYRVKRGSRDGFHIYKEPDDKEEGTP from the coding sequence GTGAAGCAGCTACAAAGGAAGTCACTCTACCGTTACGCGGCGGCGCTGTTCGCCTTTCTGTGCTACCTGGGCCTCTGCCTGGCCGTGTTTTTCGTCGGTATTCAGCGGGCAGTGGAGCAGAACACCCAGGTCATTCTGGCCGACAACGTGGCCAGACAGAGCAGCCTGATGGTCTCCCTGATGGATATCGAGTTCGAGACCCTGAACGGGCTGGCCGCCTACATCGGCAGCCAGAGCGAAAGCGGGGGCAGCCAGGCCCTCATGAGCGCCATGACCGGCGAGAGCAAGTTCCACCGGATCTCCTATTTCGACCAGGACGGCACCGGCTACTCCAATGAGGGGCCCGTCAGCATGGATGCCCGGAACCGCGACTTTTTTAAAAAGAGCATCCAGGGACAGGATGCCCTGAGCGAGCCTTACGAGAGCCATATGGACAGCGACGCGGGGCAGGAATACGTCGCCCTGTCCGTGCCCGTTTACCGGGACGGGGCCGTCACCGGCGTGCTGGTGGGCAGCTACGACGTGCGCCATATCAGCCAGATCCCCTTCAGCGATCTGTACAGCGGCAGCGGCTATGTCTACATTGTCAACAAGGACGGCAAGGTTATCGCCATGGACAGCCGCTACAGCGGCAATGGGTATTCGGTCGATTTCTATGATTATTACAGCCGGTTTACCTTTGGGCATGGCGCCAGCCTGGACAGTGTAAGGGAGGATTTTGACCGCGGAAGCAGCGGTGTGCACCTGCTCAAAAACAGCAGCGACGCCCTTTACCTGGCCTACGAGCCCATCGGCTATAACGGTTGGTTTCTGTGCTACGTGGTGCCGCAGGAGAGTGCCCAGCAGTCCTACGCCTTTATCCGGGAGTACGAGGTGGCCCTGTCCCTGTTCGTGGTGGCCGGGCTCATCATCCTGCTCTCCGTCATGCAGTACATCAATGTCAAAGACCGGAAGCAGCTCGTGGCCAAAGCCGAGACCGACGCCATGACCGGCCTGCTCAATGCGGTCAGCACCCGGGAGGCCATCAACGGCTGGCTGTCCGGAGAGCAGACCCGGGGCATGCAGGCGCTGATCATGCTGGACATCGATAAGTTTAAGGACGTCAACGACACTTACGGCCACGCGGTGGGCGACGCGGCCCTGCGCCGGTCTGCCGAGCTTCTGAGACAGCATTTCAGGGAGAGCGATGTGGTGGGCCGCGTGGGCGGGGATGAGTTCATCATTTTCATGAAAAACATCCCGGACGGCTGCGTTGTGGAAAAACAGCTTTCCCGGCTGTGCGAGGCCTTCCACAGGCTGCACATCGCCGAAGCCCCCGGGCTGCGGCTCACCTGCAGCGCCGGCGCCGCCCTTGTGCCCGGGGACGGCATGGATTTTGAGAGCCTGTATAAAAAAGCCGACGAAGCCATGTACCGCGTCAAGCGCGGCAGCCGCGACGGCTTCCATATTTATAAGGAACCAGACGACAAGGAGGAGGGAACCCCATGA
- a CDS encoding MucBP domain-containing protein, with product MTAFKKKMNRIVAVLMTAAMALLLMGTALPATAHAKEGSYNIEFKAGAQGTINGQSSVSVEVPYEGTLSLNDISVIPNDSDKYYFTGWNQEIEYTVTKKATYVAQYAKMISDTTYRVRYLDTYGNELLTQKVVPASVGGSVTVDALTIEGYIVDALAKTTIIAAEGTEIDFVYTPADNPAFETQPGVVTVTGQPGDTGTAATLPGGTGGTGGAGTTTGGGGTVTPADGPGNNPTENVDPNDTPLSPAEEENIDPNQTPLANAAKQVGGMGNLILIGVGILALLGVILAAILVRRKKKARQ from the coding sequence ATGACAGCTTTTAAGAAAAAAATGAACCGCATTGTGGCCGTCCTCATGACTGCCGCCATGGCCCTGCTGCTCATGGGAACCGCCCTCCCGGCCACCGCCCACGCAAAAGAAGGCAGCTATAACATCGAATTTAAAGCCGGCGCTCAAGGCACCATCAATGGACAAAGCAGTGTTAGCGTGGAAGTGCCCTATGAAGGAACCTTAAGCTTGAATGACATATCGGTAATACCCAATGATTCTGATAAGTATTACTTCACAGGCTGGAATCAGGAAATTGAGTATACAGTTACTAAAAAAGCCACCTATGTGGCTCAGTATGCCAAAATGATCAGCGATACGACATACCGCGTACGTTACTTAGATACCTATGGCAACGAACTGCTAACCCAGAAAGTTGTTCCTGCAAGTGTCGGAGGGAGTGTCACGGTAGATGCCTTGACGATTGAGGGGTATATTGTTGACGCTTTAGCCAAAACCACCATCATCGCCGCCGAAGGCACCGAAATCGACTTTGTCTACACCCCGGCCGACAATCCGGCCTTTGAAACCCAGCCTGGCGTGGTCACCGTGACCGGACAGCCCGGCGACACCGGCACAGCCGCCACTCTGCCCGGAGGTACGGGCGGTACCGGCGGTGCGGGCACCACCACCGGCGGAGGCGGCACCGTTACCCCTGCGGACGGCCCAGGCAATAACCCAACCGAAAACGTCGACCCGAACGATACGCCCCTTTCCCCAGCCGAGGAAGAAAACATTGACCCGAACCAGACCCCGTTAGCCAACGCGGCCAAACAGGTGGGCGGTATGGGCAACCTGATCCTGATCGGCGTGGGCATCCTGGCTCTGCTTGGCGTCATCCTTGCCGCCATCCTTGTGAGACGGAAAAAGAAAGCCCGGCAGTAG
- a CDS encoding BTAD domain-containing putative transcriptional regulator produces the protein MMTKLFIYILCHRQKEITVQELAEALWEEDESDNPAGALKNLMYRLRSLIKKTWGRNDFILTGRSAYIWNQEIPVSLDIETFESNIKEAARQTDSMEKIALYNEAAALYKGAFLPKFASEYWVASQSTYYHTTYLGLVKKLAVLLENEGRYSEMASSVNRAIQIDNLDESLHCCFIRALMGQDNYKQAIEHYQVAEKTLYDYLGVTPSEELRALYETIIKKTHRNERDITAVQNELMEDRTTGAFVCEYGAFQRIYRLQARQGERMGISIFLLLATISGVPASPDGETDQEIIRDAMVHLEDVLRSSLRSGDPVAQYSSTQYVALLPTCQYETAKMVTGRIEKSFWNNYKNKQIRLRFDLDELHYE, from the coding sequence ATGATGACAAAACTTTTTATTTATATCCTGTGTCACCGCCAGAAGGAAATCACCGTACAGGAGCTGGCAGAAGCCCTGTGGGAGGAAGACGAAAGCGATAACCCCGCCGGCGCCCTGAAAAACCTCATGTACCGCCTGCGCAGCCTGATCAAAAAAACCTGGGGAAGAAACGATTTTATCCTGACCGGGCGCAGCGCGTATATCTGGAACCAGGAGATCCCCGTCAGCCTCGACATCGAAACCTTTGAAAGCAATATCAAAGAGGCCGCCAGACAGACCGATTCCATGGAGAAGATTGCCCTGTACAACGAAGCGGCAGCCCTCTACAAAGGCGCGTTCCTGCCCAAATTCGCCAGCGAATACTGGGTAGCGTCGCAGTCGACCTATTATCACACCACCTACCTGGGTCTTGTGAAAAAGCTGGCCGTGCTCCTGGAAAACGAAGGCCGTTATTCCGAAATGGCCAGCAGCGTGAACCGGGCCATCCAGATCGATAACCTGGACGAAAGCCTGCACTGCTGCTTTATCCGGGCCCTCATGGGACAGGACAACTACAAGCAGGCCATCGAGCACTATCAGGTGGCCGAGAAAACCCTGTACGACTACCTCGGCGTCACCCCGTCCGAAGAGCTTCGGGCGCTTTATGAAACCATCATTAAAAAAACACACCGAAACGAAAGAGACATCACAGCCGTCCAAAACGAGCTGATGGAAGACCGGACCACTGGCGCCTTTGTATGCGAATACGGCGCATTTCAGCGGATTTACCGGCTCCAGGCACGCCAGGGCGAAAGGATGGGAATCTCGATTTTTTTATTATTAGCGACTATTTCAGGTGTTCCGGCATCCCCGGATGGCGAAACCGACCAGGAAATAATCCGCGATGCCATGGTGCATCTGGAAGACGTGCTGCGCAGCTCCCTGCGCTCCGGCGACCCCGTCGCCCAGTACAGCAGTACCCAGTACGTGGCCCTGCTGCCCACCTGCCAGTACGAGACCGCCAAGATGGTAACTGGCCGTATCGAAAAATCCTTTTGGAACAACTATAAAAACAAACAGATTCGACTGCGGTTCGATCTCGATGAACTGCATTACGAGTAA
- a CDS encoding vWA domain-containing protein has protein sequence MKSVKRLSRYTSLLLIALLMLSALSPGITVLAEEKSNAAPSKLTYEDDSIKAELYATDGTALPTDAALIVKTLNKDSQEEAEKALYAETEAGLNAKAAEQGAAIDGFAVYSVSLIKDNEDITPEKGNFSLKLSYKETTAPEAYADSQSTQKTVAFYQKTESKDEQSNVVYTMEAQPEESTEIITDANGNVETVESELSNLQPVALTWQTSLEEEPEIANTDENLQEEEAIEDSQDQDTEKDEADENLGYSMRNYSTDIQAADVDLEKELIYSKTATVKDWDERTYTIDLKAQSKISQAGKADVMMVLDLSGSMNWTMEQNNVTNVSRAVGDNSAYSAIRNKLDQTKTYYYGSVQGKPNITSAFYYKRPMRCFNGTWKYYDDYRQFGTPSYQWVTIDDYDRTEIYTWSSRLTALKESASRFVSTIASESPDSKVGFSTFYGTQSYWGNTTTGTLNAPLKTIDENSLLESINKFQADGGTSPQLGLNLAKTELDKYKDDGNEKYVVLFSDGAPSEATDRSQSEQAANQLRTAGYTVITICVGDTNGKVPGSNLNTSQWLEQKIASDKLNDAGTKTGKWAYTALTEEKLNEIFDEIQKAIIKKSDLTAQITDTIDARFKLAAGEKERLTATGASVVENSDGTTTISWANQTIPHESKQQEWKNSIVVQAKEDYLGGNDVTTNTQAQSGIDTVFGDVSFTPPHVNVKASLGITDAEDTIFAGEKMITAEEIRKKLFDDNVINPKYGVNEEQFTFTWYSDKAMNQPIDPSVIKDTEPSEDTHYYLKVTYNAGAPSEESNSNTAGHIAGGGSHTVVAENTADASKNYADYTVHVVKGQLVITKTIDEQYTNVEKINSSQAFIFKIERYEVDRDNRKVGDTPAETFYETINFNANESRKSAHKTISGLKKGYYTVTEETNWSSKYDQTAVTDNYKDSPKDAKDLLIGELQSAGTAASLPKYYGLDNTEINGEPIYVDFATGDAAATEFKNTLKTRDKGWKWLSDTAIAVNLFDKSN, from the coding sequence ATGAAAAGCGTCAAAAGATTATCCAGATACACATCATTATTACTGATCGCCTTGCTCATGCTTTCAGCATTAAGTCCGGGGATTACTGTTCTTGCAGAGGAAAAAAGCAACGCAGCCCCTAGCAAACTTACTTATGAGGATGACAGCATCAAGGCAGAGCTATATGCGACTGATGGCACAGCACTGCCAACAGATGCTGCGCTAATCGTTAAAACGTTAAATAAGGATAGTCAGGAAGAAGCCGAGAAAGCCCTTTATGCCGAAACGGAAGCAGGGCTAAACGCTAAAGCTGCCGAACAAGGCGCAGCCATCGATGGCTTTGCGGTTTACAGCGTCAGCTTGATAAAAGATAACGAAGATATCACACCGGAAAAGGGGAATTTTTCCCTGAAGCTTAGCTATAAGGAAACAACAGCACCCGAAGCTTATGCGGACAGCCAGAGTACACAGAAAACGGTAGCTTTCTACCAGAAAACAGAGAGTAAAGACGAACAGAGCAACGTCGTTTATACGATGGAAGCCCAGCCAGAAGAAAGCACAGAGATCATTACTGACGCGAATGGAAATGTCGAGACGGTAGAGAGCGAGTTGTCAAACCTGCAGCCAGTAGCACTGACCTGGCAGACCAGTTTAGAGGAAGAACCGGAAATTGCCAACACCGATGAAAACCTTCAGGAAGAGGAAGCAATCGAAGATTCGCAAGACCAGGATACAGAGAAGGACGAAGCGGACGAAAATTTAGGCTACTCGATGCGGAACTACAGCACCGATATACAGGCAGCAGACGTAGATCTGGAAAAAGAGTTGATTTATAGTAAAACAGCCACAGTAAAGGACTGGGACGAGAGAACATATACCATTGATTTAAAAGCACAATCCAAAATCAGCCAGGCCGGCAAGGCGGATGTTATGATGGTTCTTGACCTATCCGGTTCTATGAACTGGACTATGGAGCAAAACAATGTGACTAATGTTAGCAGGGCCGTGGGGGATAATTCCGCTTATTCCGCGATCCGGAATAAGTTGGATCAAACAAAGACTTACTATTATGGTTCAGTACAAGGTAAGCCTAATATTACAAGCGCATTCTATTATAAAAGACCTATGCGGTGTTTTAATGGTACCTGGAAATACTATGATGATTATCGTCAGTTTGGTACCCCTTCCTATCAATGGGTAACCATAGACGATTATGATCGGACAGAAATTTATACCTGGAGCTCACGCTTAACAGCACTGAAAGAATCAGCCAGTCGCTTTGTTTCAACCATCGCTTCAGAATCCCCGGACAGTAAGGTTGGTTTTTCTACTTTTTATGGTACACAATCATATTGGGGAAATACGACGACTGGAACGCTTAACGCACCTCTAAAGACCATTGATGAAAACAGTCTCTTAGAAAGCATTAACAAATTTCAGGCAGACGGGGGAACATCACCGCAATTGGGACTGAACTTAGCGAAAACCGAGCTGGATAAGTATAAAGATGACGGTAATGAGAAGTATGTCGTTTTATTTAGTGACGGCGCGCCATCCGAAGCAACGGATAGAAGTCAAAGCGAGCAGGCGGCTAATCAATTAAGAACTGCCGGCTACACTGTAATTACGATTTGTGTCGGAGATACTAATGGGAAGGTTCCGGGCAGCAACTTAAATACAAGCCAATGGCTGGAACAGAAGATTGCTTCCGATAAATTGAATGACGCGGGAACAAAGACCGGTAAGTGGGCGTATACCGCGCTGACAGAAGAAAAATTAAATGAAATTTTTGATGAGATTCAGAAAGCGATCATCAAGAAAAGTGATTTAACAGCACAGATTACCGATACGATTGATGCGCGCTTTAAACTGGCCGCTGGCGAAAAAGAGCGCTTGACAGCCACTGGCGCAAGTGTGGTGGAAAATAGCGACGGCACAACAACAATCAGCTGGGCAAATCAGACGATACCGCATGAATCAAAACAGCAGGAATGGAAAAACTCAATCGTCGTTCAAGCGAAAGAGGATTATCTCGGCGGAAATGATGTCACAACAAATACGCAGGCTCAGTCAGGAATTGATACTGTTTTTGGGGATGTTTCTTTTACGCCGCCACATGTCAATGTAAAGGCGAGCCTGGGAATCACGGATGCAGAGGACACCATTTTTGCCGGAGAAAAAATGATTACGGCTGAAGAAATCAGGAAAAAATTATTCGATGATAATGTAATTAATCCAAAGTACGGTGTTAATGAAGAACAGTTTACCTTTACATGGTATAGTGACAAGGCGATGAATCAGCCAATCGATCCATCAGTCATAAAGGATACTGAACCGTCAGAAGATACACATTATTACCTGAAAGTCACCTATAATGCGGGGGCTCCGTCAGAAGAAAGTAATTCGAACACGGCTGGCCATATTGCAGGGGGCGGAAGTCATACCGTTGTTGCTGAGAATACGGCAGACGCCTCAAAAAATTATGCGGACTACACGGTTCACGTTGTCAAAGGACAGCTGGTTATTACCAAAACGATTGATGAGCAGTACACGAATGTTGAGAAAATCAATTCCAGCCAGGCCTTTATTTTTAAGATTGAACGGTATGAAGTTGACCGTGATAATCGGAAGGTAGGAGACACTCCGGCTGAAACTTTCTATGAAACCATTAATTTCAACGCAAACGAAAGCAGGAAATCAGCGCATAAAACAATCTCAGGTCTCAAAAAGGGTTATTATACGGTGACGGAGGAAACCAATTGGTCATCGAAGTATGATCAGACAGCGGTTACGGATAATTATAAAGACAGCCCGAAGGATGCCAAAGATTTATTGATCGGTGAACTTCAAAGTGCAGGTACTGCGGCATCTCTGCCAAAATATTACGGTTTGGATAATACCGAGATTAACGGTGAACCGATTTATGTAGATTTTGCCACTGGCGATGCGGCTGCCACTGAGTTTAAGAATACATTAAAAACCAGAGATAAGGGTTGGAAATGGCTTAGTGATACAGCGATAGCCGTCAATCTGTTTGATAAAAGCAACTAA
- a CDS encoding signal peptidase I has product MKKVYHALTTVLLIVLILAVGALFLPRILGMTPLAVLSGSMEPTYHVGSLIYVAQADPADVQVGDPITFKISDDTMVTHRVVAIDTEAQTFQTKGDANDNVDGGAVAYQNLVGKPVFTIPYMGYVASYANTTTGMIILVTIILVILVLTFLPDLLMKADEKDKNKEEDKKKADFKNKERGKEDERKHKE; this is encoded by the coding sequence ATGAAAAAAGTTTACCATGCATTGACAACCGTGCTGCTCATTGTCCTGATACTGGCCGTGGGCGCGCTGTTTTTACCAAGAATTTTAGGAATGACCCCGCTGGCCGTGCTCAGTGGCAGTATGGAGCCCACCTACCACGTCGGCAGCCTGATCTACGTGGCCCAAGCCGACCCGGCCGATGTGCAGGTTGGTGATCCCATCACCTTTAAGATCAGCGACGACACCATGGTAACCCATCGAGTGGTCGCCATCGACACCGAGGCCCAGACCTTCCAGACCAAGGGTGACGCCAACGACAACGTGGACGGCGGCGCGGTGGCCTACCAGAACCTGGTGGGCAAGCCCGTCTTTACCATCCCGTATATGGGTTACGTGGCCTCCTATGCCAATACCACCACGGGCATGATCATCCTCGTAACCATTATTCTTGTGATCCTGGTACTCACCTTCCTGCCTGATCTGCTCATGAAAGCAGACGAAAAGGACAAGAATAAAGAGGAAGATAAAAAGAAAGCGGATTTCAAAAATAAAGAAAGGGGAAAAGAGGATGAACGCAAACATAAAGAATAA
- a CDS encoding SipW-dependent-type signal peptide-containing protein gives MKAKNKIKMFAIIALVALVAVGSTLAYLSSVTDTRENKFTSSKDLKGEITETEWDKNHENGSWDDYTPGESTGKNPVISIDDNGVAGYIAMKVVCKDAANNEIAFKDFQEKYAHVSYKGTDGINAGDWEEDNLNPGFFFFKTTLASGDSTSPLFDKVTVETGIKTVYNTESVQENQTVKVYKINPDGSKGDLVSDVTTVGPYVEVSEDEVVYIFENGVETEATDNPTLPSFQIDVTGYAVQADDSTASIYKNELRKLAGLTN, from the coding sequence ATGAAAGCAAAAAACAAAATTAAAATGTTCGCGATCATTGCTCTGGTAGCTCTAGTCGCAGTCGGCTCTACCTTGGCATATCTGTCAAGTGTAACGGACACCAGGGAAAATAAGTTTACGAGTAGCAAGGATTTAAAAGGCGAAATTACAGAAACAGAATGGGATAAAAACCACGAAAATGGATCATGGGATGATTATACCCCGGGAGAATCCACTGGTAAAAATCCTGTAATCAGCATTGATGATAACGGCGTAGCTGGATACATCGCAATGAAAGTTGTTTGCAAGGATGCTGCGAATAATGAGATTGCATTCAAGGATTTCCAAGAAAAATATGCCCATGTTTCCTATAAAGGTACAGATGGAATCAATGCAGGCGATTGGGAAGAAGATAACTTGAACCCAGGATTTTTCTTCTTCAAGACAACACTTGCTTCTGGTGATTCAACAAGTCCTTTATTTGACAAGGTTACCGTAGAAACAGGCATTAAGACAGTTTATAATACTGAATCAGTACAGGAAAACCAAACCGTTAAAGTCTATAAAATAAATCCGGATGGATCAAAAGGCGACTTGGTATCGGATGTTACAACAGTAGGCCCATATGTTGAAGTTTCTGAAGATGAAGTAGTATATATTTTTGAAAACGGTGTAGAAACAGAAGCAACGGATAATCCTACCCTTCCGAGCTTCCAGATTGATGTCACTGGTTACGCTGTGCAGGCTGATGATAGTACAGCATCAATTTATAAGAATGAACTGCGTAAACTGGCAGGTTTAACCAATTAA
- a CDS encoding SipW-dependent-type signal peptide-containing protein — MTKAKKRNVIVALALVALLAIGGTLAYLTAVTDTASNTFTMGKGITGDTEEPNWKPEEAEKFTPGKVIAKDPQIVNTSEESADPVYAAATLTYQVKNDKGEWTESSYADLNKFINIKHGNPLTDGFNTDADTGWTMDKDNTIAYYNATLAAKARTSSIFDAVEIDKLALTPDQINDPTQFDQTKYTETDADGNVISYTEYKMQDFQIVIKGYLVQAEGFGSAQDAMQTAFPTVFK, encoded by the coding sequence ATGACAAAAGCTAAAAAAAGAAATGTCATCGTAGCCCTGGCGCTGGTAGCATTACTCGCCATCGGCGGCACACTGGCATATTTAACAGCCGTTACAGATACGGCAAGTAATACCTTTACCATGGGCAAAGGTATCACCGGCGATACTGAGGAACCGAACTGGAAGCCTGAAGAAGCTGAAAAGTTTACCCCAGGTAAAGTTATCGCGAAAGACCCACAGATTGTTAACACCTCAGAGGAATCAGCAGATCCAGTATATGCTGCAGCGACATTAACCTACCAGGTGAAAAATGACAAGGGCGAGTGGACAGAAAGCAGTTATGCAGATTTGAACAAATTTATCAATATTAAGCATGGCAATCCATTAACAGATGGCTTTAATACAGATGCAGATACAGGCTGGACTATGGATAAGGATAATACGATCGCATATTACAATGCTACTTTAGCAGCAAAGGCCAGAACATCATCAATTTTTGATGCTGTAGAAATTGATAAATTAGCCTTAACACCAGATCAAATTAACGATCCAACTCAGTTTGACCAAACAAAATATACCGAAACAGACGCAGATGGAAACGTGATTTCTTATACAGAATATAAAATGCAGGATTTCCAGATTGTTATCAAAGGCTATCTCGTACAGGCTGAAGGCTTCGGCTCTGCACAGGATGCAATGCAGACCGCATTCCCAACAGTTTTTAAATAA
- a CDS encoding SipW-dependent-type signal peptide-containing protein — protein sequence MTKKKKGALLISAFALIALLVVGGTLAYFTSQDSADNVFTLGKVSGDLTETTKSGEEPVDPSNPEGPKHPVKPGTQTEEGGDITYDKVLPGDWLSKEPRVSIKANSEDAYVRVKLEVINEDGKLSPEQKDMLITDECLNFGENWVVSGEYVYYQEKLTSDPSGSSQTEPVFTVVKIPGDGWGNESAEAKFTIKITADLIQADNFSPVMTGDKITGWGDVNIEAE from the coding sequence ATGACTAAAAAGAAAAAGGGCGCGCTGCTGATCTCAGCTTTTGCCTTAATTGCCTTACTGGTCGTCGGCGGTACCTTAGCCTACTTCACCAGTCAGGATAGCGCAGACAATGTCTTTACCCTTGGTAAAGTAAGCGGTGACTTAACAGAAACCACAAAATCTGGAGAAGAACCTGTTGATCCGTCAAATCCAGAGGGACCAAAACATCCTGTTAAACCAGGTACACAGACCGAAGAAGGCGGAGATATTACTTATGATAAAGTATTGCCGGGAGATTGGCTGAGCAAAGAACCAAGAGTTAGCATAAAGGCTAATTCTGAGGATGCCTATGTTCGTGTTAAATTGGAAGTTATTAACGAAGATGGCAAATTGAGTCCAGAACAAAAAGATATGCTCATAACAGATGAATGCTTAAACTTTGGTGAAAATTGGGTAGTATCTGGCGAATATGTTTATTATCAAGAGAAGCTGACTTCTGATCCTTCAGGAAGTTCTCAAACAGAGCCTGTATTTACCGTTGTTAAAATTCCAGGAGATGGTTGGGGTAATGAATCAGCCGAAGCAAAATTCACGATCAAAATTACGGCAGATTTAATTCAGGCAGATAATTTTTCACCAGTAATGACAGGAGATAAAATTACTGGCTGGGGTGATGTAAACATAGAAGCAGAATAA